In the genome of Xanthomonas translucens pv. cerealis, one region contains:
- the atpE gene encoding F0F1 ATP synthase subunit C gives MSFAVLTNLAQVQSSTVLAVGIMIGLAALGAGLGLAIMAGKFLESAARQPELIPVLQVRMFITAGLIDAAFIISVAVGLLFAFANPMIGEFVSRLPQGG, from the coding sequence ATGTCCTTCGCCGTCCTGACCAACCTCGCCCAAGTCCAGAGCTCCACCGTCCTCGCCGTCGGCATCATGATCGGCCTGGCCGCGCTGGGCGCCGGCCTCGGTCTGGCCATCATGGCCGGCAAGTTCCTGGAGTCGGCCGCGCGCCAGCCGGAACTGATCCCGGTGCTGCAGGTGCGCATGTTCATCACCGCCGGCCTGATCGACGCCGCGTTCATCATCAGCGTCGCGGTCGGCCTGCTGTTCGCATTCGCCAACCCGATGATCGGCGAGTTCGTGTCGCGCCTGCCGCAGGGCGGCTGA
- the atpB gene encoding F0F1 ATP synthase subunit A yields MAGEEATPTSYIQHHLQNLTFQVQEGGFWQVHVDTLVMSVLSGLLMVFGFWIATRKATAGVPGKWQAFVEILLEFVDRQVKDTYHGTSKLVTPIAITLFFWILMMNLIKMVPADFIARPLEMAGVHYWKPVPTADVNATLGMSISVFFLMIFFSLRSKGVGGMTKEFLTAPFGKWMLPFNLILNIVEWVSKPISLAMRLFGNMFGGEIVFLLIWVLGGAGIFGALAGGAFGFGWMLFHLLVIPLQAFIFMMLSIVYLSLAEDSH; encoded by the coding sequence ATGGCGGGCGAGGAAGCAACCCCTACCTCCTACATCCAGCACCACTTGCAGAACCTCACCTTCCAGGTGCAGGAAGGCGGGTTCTGGCAGGTGCACGTCGATACCCTGGTCATGTCGGTGCTGTCCGGCCTGCTGATGGTGTTCGGCTTCTGGATCGCCACGCGCAAGGCCACCGCCGGCGTGCCGGGCAAGTGGCAGGCGTTCGTGGAGATCCTGCTGGAGTTCGTCGACCGCCAAGTCAAGGACACCTACCACGGCACCAGCAAGCTGGTGACCCCGATCGCGATCACCCTGTTCTTCTGGATCCTGATGATGAACCTCATCAAGATGGTCCCGGCGGACTTCATCGCCAGGCCGCTTGAAATGGCCGGCGTGCACTACTGGAAGCCGGTGCCCACCGCCGACGTCAATGCCACCCTGGGCATGTCGATCAGCGTGTTCTTCCTGATGATCTTCTTCTCGCTGCGCTCCAAGGGCGTGGGCGGGATGACCAAGGAATTCCTGACCGCCCCGTTTGGCAAGTGGATGCTGCCGTTCAACCTGATCCTCAATATCGTCGAGTGGGTGAGCAAGCCGATCTCGCTGGCGATGCGACTGTTCGGCAACATGTTCGGCGGCGAGATCGTGTTCCTGCTGATCTGGGTGCTGGGCGGTGCCGGCATCTTCGGCGCCCTGGCCGGCGGCGCGTTCGGCTTCGGCTGGATGCTGTTCCACCTGCTGGTGATTCCGTTGCAGGCTTTCATCTTCATGATGCTGTCCATCGTGTATCTGAGCCTGGCGGAAGACAGCCACTGA
- a CDS encoding ATP synthase subunit I, whose amino-acid sequence MLNSVDAGRRLMLRAAIYPLLAVAVVSLAFLLLGPKYAMGAAATGLATVVGGWLAARTALSGGVQAAGAAMARLIVAMVLKWVLIFAVLALGFAWWRLPPLALLAGIAVGLMFQVLALARR is encoded by the coding sequence GTGCTGAACTCCGTTGATGCGGGTCGGCGGCTGATGCTGCGCGCAGCGATTTACCCGCTGCTGGCGGTGGCCGTGGTTTCCCTGGCGTTCCTGCTGCTGGGGCCGAAGTACGCCATGGGCGCCGCCGCAACCGGGCTGGCGACGGTGGTGGGAGGATGGCTGGCGGCACGCACCGCGTTGAGCGGCGGCGTGCAGGCGGCAGGTGCGGCGATGGCGCGGTTGATCGTGGCCATGGTGCTGAAGTGGGTGTTGATATTCGCGGTGCTGGCGCTGGGCTTTGCCTGGTGGCGGTTGCCTCCTCTGGCCCTGTTGGCGGGTATCGCCGTCGGGCTGATGTTCCAGGTTCTGGCGCTGGCCAGACGTTGA
- a CDS encoding porin family protein — translation MKHLLALVLPCALAAAYALPAHAEDGDDRFTLRLGAMNVDNDNTLRGNTTIDGNAISGSQDFGFGGKEWEPRVDGIFRISTRQRLIFDYFKYDRDRREQLGEDVSYDGVTVPSGSFVKGELKYQVASLVYDYSVIDTQQFSLGLQLGAEWAKVQANAYADLGDLYSGTFIDESKDGAAPVVGVRFTARPSEHWLFNVQGQYLNTKWGDFGKYDGDLSRANAIVEYRFTRNFGIFAGYDWFKLDVDRKTDSNIDSLTTVGLKQEFKGPVAGVTFAF, via the coding sequence ATGAAACACTTGCTTGCCCTGGTGTTGCCGTGCGCGCTCGCCGCTGCCTACGCCCTTCCCGCCCACGCCGAAGACGGCGACGACCGCTTCACCCTCCGCCTCGGCGCGATGAACGTAGACAACGACAACACCCTGCGCGGCAACACCACCATCGACGGCAACGCGATCTCCGGCTCGCAGGACTTCGGCTTCGGCGGCAAGGAATGGGAGCCGCGCGTGGACGGCATATTCCGCATCAGCACCCGCCAGCGCCTGATCTTCGACTACTTCAAGTACGACAGGGATCGCCGCGAGCAACTGGGCGAGGACGTCAGCTACGACGGCGTCACCGTGCCGAGCGGCAGCTTCGTCAAGGGCGAGCTGAAGTACCAGGTCGCCAGCCTGGTATACGACTACTCGGTGATCGACACCCAGCAGTTCAGCCTGGGCCTGCAGCTCGGCGCCGAATGGGCCAAGGTCCAGGCCAATGCCTACGCCGACCTGGGCGACCTGTATTCGGGCACATTCATCGACGAGAGCAAGGACGGCGCCGCGCCGGTGGTCGGCGTACGCTTCACTGCCCGGCCCAGCGAGCATTGGCTGTTCAACGTGCAGGGCCAGTACCTCAACACCAAGTGGGGCGATTTCGGCAAATACGACGGCGATCTGAGCCGCGCCAATGCCATCGTCGAGTACCGTTTCACCAGGAACTTCGGCATCTTCGCCGGCTACGACTGGTTCAAGCTGGACGTGGACCGCAAGACCGACTCCAACATCGACTCGCTGACCACCGTCGGCCTGAAGCAGGAGTTCAAGGGTCCGGTGGCCGGTGTGACCTTCGCGTTCTGA
- the lpdA gene encoding dihydrolipoyl dehydrogenase: MAVIEVKVPDIGDYSEVPVIEVLVAVGDSVKKDQGLLTLESDKATLEVPSAAAGVIKELKVKLGDTLSEGAVIALLETEDAGAASAAAPAAAKADAPASKPPVAPSHRAPAEPPVPKPALASGKPADIECKMVVLGAGPGGYTAAFRAADLGLDTVLIERYPSLGGVCLNVGCIPSKALLHAAAVIDEVAHAGDFGVTFSAPKIALDKLRTYKENVVGRLTGGLASMAKQRKVRTVTGVASFVSPNELEIVGADGKTQLLRFEHCIIAAGSQAVKLPNFPWDDKRVMDSTDALELQEIPKTLLVVGGGIIGLEMATVYSALGSKVTVVEFMDQLMPGADKDLVKPLAERLKKQGVQIHLKTKATEVKADKKGITVSFEAAAAGETPALGATSYDRVLVAVGRSPNGKKIGAEKAGVNVTERGFIPVDRQMRSNVPHIFAIGDIVGNPMLAHKATHEGKLAAEVAAGEKKEWVARVIPSVAYTNPEIAWVGVTETEAKAKGLKVGVAKFPWAASGRAIGIGRTEGFTKLIFDEDTHRIIGGAIVGVHAGDLLAEIGLAIEMGAEAEDIGHTIHAHPTLSESVGMAAEVYDGTITDLYIPKKK; encoded by the coding sequence ATGGCGGTCATTGAGGTCAAGGTCCCGGATATCGGCGACTACAGCGAGGTTCCGGTCATCGAGGTGCTGGTCGCCGTCGGCGACTCGGTGAAGAAGGACCAGGGCCTGCTGACCCTGGAGTCGGACAAGGCCACGCTGGAAGTGCCGTCGGCGGCGGCGGGCGTGATCAAGGAGCTGAAGGTCAAGCTCGGCGACACCTTGTCCGAAGGCGCGGTGATCGCGCTGCTGGAAACCGAGGACGCCGGCGCCGCGTCGGCGGCCGCGCCTGCGGCGGCCAAGGCCGACGCGCCGGCCAGTAAGCCGCCGGTGGCGCCGTCGCATCGCGCCCCGGCCGAGCCGCCGGTGCCCAAGCCGGCGCTGGCCAGCGGCAAGCCGGCCGACATCGAATGCAAGATGGTGGTGCTCGGCGCCGGTCCCGGCGGCTACACCGCCGCGTTCCGCGCCGCCGACCTGGGCCTGGACACGGTGCTGATCGAGCGCTACCCCAGCCTCGGCGGCGTCTGCCTCAACGTCGGCTGCATCCCGTCCAAGGCGTTGTTGCACGCCGCCGCGGTGATCGACGAGGTCGCCCACGCCGGCGATTTCGGCGTGACCTTCAGCGCGCCCAAGATCGCCCTGGACAAGCTGCGCACGTACAAGGAAAACGTGGTCGGCAGGCTCACCGGCGGCCTGGCCAGCATGGCCAAGCAGCGCAAGGTGCGCACCGTCACTGGCGTGGCCAGCTTCGTGTCGCCGAACGAACTGGAGATCGTCGGCGCCGACGGCAAGACCCAGCTGCTGCGCTTCGAACACTGCATCATCGCCGCCGGTTCGCAGGCGGTGAAGCTGCCGAACTTCCCGTGGGACGACAAGCGGGTGATGGATTCCACCGACGCGCTGGAGCTGCAGGAGATCCCCAAGACCCTGCTGGTGGTCGGCGGCGGCATCATCGGCCTGGAAATGGCCACCGTGTACAGCGCGCTGGGCAGCAAGGTTACCGTGGTCGAGTTCATGGACCAGCTGATGCCGGGCGCCGACAAGGACCTGGTCAAGCCGCTGGCCGAGCGGCTGAAGAAGCAAGGCGTGCAGATCCATCTGAAGACCAAGGCCACTGAGGTCAAGGCCGACAAGAAGGGCATTACCGTGTCCTTCGAAGCCGCAGCCGCGGGCGAGACGCCGGCGCTGGGGGCGACCAGCTACGACCGCGTGCTGGTCGCGGTAGGCCGTTCGCCGAACGGCAAGAAGATCGGCGCGGAGAAGGCCGGGGTCAACGTCACCGAGCGCGGCTTCATCCCGGTCGATCGGCAGATGCGCAGCAATGTGCCGCACATCTTCGCCATCGGCGATATCGTCGGTAACCCGATGCTGGCGCACAAGGCCACCCACGAGGGCAAGCTGGCCGCGGAAGTGGCGGCGGGCGAGAAGAAAGAGTGGGTGGCGCGGGTGATCCCGTCGGTGGCCTACACCAACCCGGAAATCGCCTGGGTCGGCGTCACCGAGACCGAGGCCAAGGCCAAGGGCCTTAAGGTCGGCGTGGCCAAGTTCCCGTGGGCGGCCAGCGGCCGCGCCATCGGCATCGGCCGCACCGAGGGCTTCACCAAGCTGATCTTCGACGAGGACACCCACCGCATCATCGGCGGCGCCATCGTCGGCGTGCATGCCGGCGACCTGCTGGCCGAGATCGGCCTGGCGATCGAGATGGGCGCGGAGGCCGAGGACATCGGCCATACCATCCACGCCCATCCAACACTGAGCGAGTCGGTCGGCATGGCCGCCGAGGTCTACGACGGCACCATCACCGACCTGTACATCCCGAAGAAGAAGTAG
- the aceF gene encoding dihydrolipoyllysine-residue acetyltransferase, producing MAEIKEALVPDIGDYSDVPVIEVLVAVGDTVKKDQSLVTLESDKATMEVPSPFAGVVKELKVKIGDSLSEGKLVALIEVAEDGASAAPAAAPAAAKAAPAPARQEPPQPAPAAQQASKPAAAAGGAGIVEARVPDIGDYSDVPVIEVLVAVGDTVAKDQSLVTLESDKATMEVPSSVAGVVKELKVKVGDSLSEGKVVALIEVAGASADAPAAGAIQPSAETGGGVEPVPASAAPDKLAQREIAQVQGSAPAKAGAAAPSAGTPSSPPVEFNADSVLPQKVPYASPAVRVFARELGVDLFQVSGTEQGGRITKDDVQRYVKAALAGGVPAAAAGGASSAGGGKGLSLLPWPKVDFAKFGEVEVKPLSRIKKISGANLARNWAMIPHVTQFEQADITDLEALRVALNKENEKAGIKLTMLAFLLKASAAALKQFPDFNASLDAAGENLTLKKYFHIGFAADTPNGLVVPVIRDVDKKGVVELARDSGELAKKARDGKLGPAEMSGGCFSISSLGGIGGTAFTPIVNAPEVAILGVSKAAIQPVWNGKEFAPKLMLPLSLSYDHRVIDGAAAARFTTYLSQVLADMRRVLL from the coding sequence ATGGCCGAAATCAAGGAAGCACTTGTCCCCGATATCGGTGACTACAGCGACGTCCCGGTAATCGAAGTGCTGGTGGCGGTCGGCGACACGGTGAAGAAGGACCAGAGCCTGGTCACCCTCGAGTCGGACAAGGCGACGATGGAAGTGCCGTCGCCGTTCGCCGGCGTGGTCAAGGAGTTGAAGGTCAAGATCGGCGACAGCCTGTCCGAAGGCAAGCTGGTGGCCTTGATCGAAGTGGCCGAGGACGGCGCCAGCGCCGCGCCGGCAGCGGCCCCAGCAGCGGCCAAGGCCGCGCCAGCGCCGGCCAGGCAGGAACCGCCCCAGCCGGCGCCGGCCGCGCAGCAGGCGAGCAAGCCGGCGGCGGCCGCGGGCGGCGCCGGCATCGTCGAGGCGCGCGTGCCGGACATCGGCGACTACAGCGACGTGCCGGTGATCGAGGTGCTGGTCGCTGTCGGCGATACCGTGGCCAAGGACCAGAGCCTGGTCACCCTGGAATCGGACAAGGCGACGATGGAAGTGCCTTCGTCGGTGGCCGGCGTGGTCAAGGAACTGAAGGTCAAGGTCGGTGACAGCCTGTCCGAAGGCAAGGTCGTGGCGCTGATCGAAGTGGCCGGCGCCAGCGCCGACGCGCCGGCGGCAGGCGCGATCCAGCCCAGCGCCGAAACCGGCGGCGGGGTGGAGCCGGTGCCGGCCTCGGCCGCGCCGGACAAGCTCGCGCAGCGCGAGATCGCCCAGGTGCAAGGCTCGGCGCCGGCCAAGGCGGGCGCGGCCGCGCCGTCGGCCGGCACCCCGAGCAGCCCGCCGGTGGAGTTCAACGCCGACAGCGTGCTGCCGCAGAAAGTGCCCTACGCCAGCCCGGCGGTGCGCGTGTTCGCCCGTGAACTGGGCGTTGACCTGTTCCAGGTCAGCGGCACCGAGCAGGGCGGGCGCATCACCAAGGACGACGTGCAGCGCTACGTCAAGGCCGCGTTGGCCGGCGGCGTGCCGGCCGCAGCGGCCGGTGGCGCAAGCTCGGCCGGCGGCGGCAAGGGCCTGAGCCTGCTGCCGTGGCCGAAAGTCGATTTCGCCAAGTTTGGCGAGGTCGAGGTCAAGCCGCTGTCGCGGATCAAGAAGATCTCCGGCGCCAACCTGGCGCGCAACTGGGCGATGATCCCGCACGTCACCCAGTTCGAACAGGCCGACATCACCGACCTGGAAGCGCTGCGCGTGGCGCTGAACAAGGAAAACGAAAAGGCCGGCATCAAGCTGACCATGCTCGCCTTCCTGCTCAAGGCCAGCGCCGCGGCGCTGAAGCAGTTCCCCGACTTCAACGCCTCGCTGGATGCGGCTGGCGAGAACCTGACCCTGAAGAAGTACTTCCACATCGGGTTCGCCGCCGACACCCCGAACGGGCTGGTGGTGCCGGTGATCCGCGACGTGGACAAGAAGGGCGTGGTCGAGCTGGCGCGCGATAGCGGCGAGCTGGCCAAGAAGGCGCGCGACGGCAAGCTCGGCCCGGCCGAGATGAGCGGCGGCTGCTTCTCGATCAGTTCGCTCGGCGGCATCGGCGGCACCGCGTTCACGCCGATCGTCAATGCACCGGAAGTGGCGATCCTGGGCGTGTCCAAGGCGGCGATCCAGCCGGTCTGGAACGGCAAGGAATTCGCGCCGAAGTTGATGCTGCCGTTGTCGCTGAGCTACGACCACCGGGTCATCGACGGCGCCGCGGCGGCGCGCTTCACCACCTACCTGAGCCAGGTGCTGGCGGACATGCGCCGCGTGCTGCTGTAA
- a CDS encoding DNA-deoxyinosine glycosylase, translating into MQDVLQGLPAQIRDDCRVLILGSMPGAMSLQYARYYAHPRNRLWPLLGALCGFDPQQDYDARLQAMQACGVGLWDVIGQCRRRGSLDTAIVRGSEVPNPLPARIAQLPQLRAIACNGAAAAQAFARFVQPQLAPREAPLAVLALPSTSPANAAFSLPRLQQAWAPLQAWLMPLSAAPAPR; encoded by the coding sequence ATGCAGGACGTATTGCAGGGCTTGCCTGCGCAGATTCGCGACGATTGCCGGGTGCTGATTCTCGGCTCCATGCCCGGTGCGATGTCGTTGCAGTACGCCCGCTATTACGCGCATCCGCGCAATCGCCTGTGGCCGCTGCTGGGCGCGCTGTGCGGTTTCGATCCGCAACAGGACTACGACGCGCGGTTGCAGGCGATGCAGGCCTGCGGCGTGGGCCTGTGGGACGTGATCGGCCAGTGCCGGCGCCGCGGCAGCCTGGACACGGCGATCGTGCGTGGCAGCGAAGTACCCAATCCCTTGCCCGCGCGCATCGCGCAATTGCCGCAGTTGCGCGCGATCGCCTGCAACGGCGCCGCGGCGGCGCAGGCGTTCGCGCGTTTCGTGCAGCCGCAGCTGGCGCCGCGCGAAGCGCCGCTGGCGGTGCTGGCGCTGCCCTCGACCAGTCCGGCCAACGCCGCCTTTTCGCTGCCGCGGTTGCAGCAGGCGTGGGCGCCGCTGCAGGCCTGGCTGATGCCGCTGTCGGCAGCGCCGGCACCGCGCTGA
- a CDS encoding OmpW/AlkL family protein: MRSIQILSLAVVSALAFAPAAFAQDADTASGKRFAVVGSATLLDPHSKPANGLNVDGGPAPTLSASWLINDNWAVELWGAADKFNHRVTASGVGKVGTVEQQPLALSGQYHFGQADNVFRPFVGVGYYESNFSNEKIDGLSASGQHVGLDTAKGAIGTVGVDMNINSTWFARADARYMHSRPEVQVAGSGTGQDLKLDPWLVSFGVGARF; this comes from the coding sequence ATGCGGTCCATTCAAATCCTGAGCCTGGCTGTCGTTTCCGCCCTTGCGTTCGCGCCCGCCGCGTTTGCGCAGGATGCCGACACCGCATCCGGCAAGCGCTTTGCCGTCGTCGGCAGCGCGACCCTGCTCGACCCCCATTCCAAGCCGGCCAACGGCCTCAATGTCGATGGCGGCCCGGCGCCGACCCTCAGCGCCAGCTGGCTGATCAACGACAACTGGGCCGTCGAGCTGTGGGGCGCCGCCGACAAGTTCAACCACCGTGTCACCGCCAGCGGCGTGGGCAAGGTCGGTACCGTCGAGCAGCAGCCGCTGGCGCTGAGCGGCCAGTACCACTTCGGCCAGGCGGACAACGTGTTCCGTCCGTTCGTCGGCGTCGGTTACTACGAGTCCAACTTCAGCAACGAGAAGATCGACGGCCTGTCGGCCAGCGGCCAGCACGTCGGCCTGGACACCGCCAAGGGCGCGATCGGCACCGTCGGCGTGGACATGAACATCAACTCGACCTGGTTCGCCCGCGCCGATGCCCGCTACATGCATTCGCGTCCGGAAGTGCAGGTCGCCGGCAGCGGCACCGGCCAGGATCTGAAGCTGGATCCGTGGCTGGTCAGCTTCGGCGTCGGCGCGCGCTTCTAA
- a CDS encoding MetQ/NlpA family ABC transporter substrate-binding protein produces the protein MTKLPLRLLLGAAVLALAACGKTSAPGADNATLSVAATAVPHAEILQVVKPLLAKQGVTLQVRVFNDYVQPNDQVVQKQIDVNYFQTEPYLDAYNRDRKSGLVTVIGVHIEPFGAYSRRFKALAALPQGADVVIPNDPSNNSRALILLDKAGVIKLKDPANALSTQRDIVANPKQLKFRELDSAMLPRVLDQVDLALINTNYALDAGLNPTRDALAIESKDSPYVNFLVARADNKDDPRVQKLAKALTSPEVKAFIERKYRGAVLPAF, from the coding sequence ATGACCAAACTCCCGCTTCGTCTGCTGCTCGGCGCCGCCGTGCTCGCCCTGGCCGCCTGCGGCAAGACCTCCGCGCCCGGCGCCGACAACGCAACGCTCAGCGTCGCCGCCACCGCGGTGCCGCATGCGGAGATCCTGCAGGTGGTCAAGCCGCTACTGGCCAAGCAGGGCGTGACCCTGCAGGTGCGCGTATTCAACGATTACGTGCAGCCCAACGACCAGGTGGTGCAGAAGCAGATCGACGTGAACTATTTCCAGACCGAGCCATACCTGGACGCCTACAACCGCGATCGCAAGAGCGGCCTGGTCACCGTGATCGGCGTGCATATCGAGCCGTTCGGCGCGTATTCGCGCCGCTTCAAAGCGCTGGCCGCGCTGCCGCAGGGCGCCGACGTGGTGATCCCCAACGATCCCAGCAACAACAGCCGCGCGCTGATCCTGCTCGACAAGGCCGGGGTCATCAAGCTCAAGGATCCGGCCAATGCGCTGTCCACCCAGCGCGACATCGTCGCCAACCCGAAGCAGCTGAAATTCCGCGAACTGGATTCGGCGATGCTGCCGCGGGTGCTGGACCAGGTCGATCTGGCCCTGATCAACACCAACTACGCGCTCGACGCCGGACTCAATCCCACGCGCGACGCGCTGGCGATCGAGAGCAAGGACTCGCCGTACGTGAACTTCCTGGTCGCGCGTGCCGACAACAAGGACGATCCGCGCGTGCAGAAGCTGGCCAAGGCGCTGACCAGCCCCGAGGTCAAGGCCTTCATCGAACGCAAGTACCGGGGCGCCGTATTGCCGGCGTTCTGA
- a CDS encoding methionine ABC transporter permease → MIPFATAATGFFRNLDAGKWAEIGNATLDTLLMLGGALPLTLLIGLPLGVLLFLTGPRQTHQRPLLYGVLALAINVLRSVPFIILMIAMIPLTLWAMGTSLGVRGAILPLVVGAAPFYARLVETALREVDRGVVEASLAMGATTRQLVTRVLLPEARPGLIAGATVTTIALIGFTAMGGAIGSGGLGDLAYRDGYQRSHADVALITVVVLLLLVQGLQMLGDRLVAHYSRR, encoded by the coding sequence ATGATCCCGTTCGCCACCGCCGCCACTGGCTTCTTCCGCAATCTCGACGCCGGTAAATGGGCTGAGATCGGCAACGCTACGCTGGACACGCTGCTGATGCTCGGCGGCGCGCTGCCGCTGACCCTGCTGATCGGCCTGCCGCTGGGCGTGCTGCTGTTCCTGACCGGGCCGCGCCAGACCCACCAGCGGCCGCTGCTGTACGGCGTGCTGGCGCTGGCGATCAACGTGCTGCGCTCGGTGCCCTTCATCATCCTGATGATCGCGATGATCCCGCTGACGCTGTGGGCGATGGGCACCTCGCTGGGCGTGCGCGGCGCGATCCTGCCGCTGGTGGTGGGCGCGGCGCCGTTCTACGCGCGGCTGGTGGAGACGGCGCTGCGCGAAGTGGACCGCGGCGTGGTCGAGGCCAGCCTGGCGATGGGCGCGACCACCCGGCAACTGGTGACAAGGGTGCTGCTGCCCGAGGCGCGGCCGGGGCTGATCGCCGGTGCCACGGTGACCACCATCGCGCTGATCGGTTTCACCGCGATGGGCGGCGCGATCGGCTCCGGCGGCCTCGGCGACCTGGCCTATCGCGACGGCTACCAGCGCTCGCACGCCGACGTGGCGCTGATCACCGTGGTGGTGCTGCTGTTGCTGGTGCAGGGCCTGCAGATGCTCGGCGATCGGCTGGTCGCGCATTACAGCCGGCGTTGA
- a CDS encoding methionine ABC transporter ATP-binding protein gives MIQFEHLHKSYSVAGQAVVALHPLDLEIRAGEVFGIIGHSGAGKSTLIRLINRLEEPSGGRLLIDGEDVTALDRAGLRTLRRRIGMIFQHFNLLSSRSVAGNVAFPLELAGTQRAQIEARVAELLARVGLAEHANKYPAQLSGGQKQRVGIARALATGPQILLCDEATSALDPQTTASVLRLLAQINRELGLTIVLITHEMDVIRRVCDRVAVLDAGHLVESGPVTEVFLHPRHPTTRRFVSEAEHVDEGELHRDFTAVAGRILRLTFLGGDTYAPLLGRIARATAVDYNILSGRIDRIKDTPYGQLTVALVGGDLDTAQAGFVAAGVHVEELRR, from the coding sequence TTGATCCAGTTCGAGCACCTGCACAAGTCCTACTCCGTCGCCGGCCAAGCGGTCGTGGCCTTGCATCCGCTCGACCTGGAGATCCGCGCCGGCGAGGTGTTCGGCATCATCGGCCATTCCGGCGCCGGCAAGTCCACGCTGATCCGCCTGATCAACCGGCTCGAGGAACCCAGCGGCGGGCGCTTGCTGATCGACGGCGAGGACGTCACCGCGCTGGACCGTGCCGGGCTGCGCACGCTGCGCCGGCGCATCGGCATGATCTTCCAGCACTTCAATCTGCTGTCCTCGCGTAGCGTGGCCGGCAATGTCGCCTTCCCGCTGGAACTGGCCGGCACCCAGCGCGCGCAGATCGAGGCGCGGGTGGCCGAGCTGCTGGCCCGGGTCGGCCTGGCCGAGCACGCCAACAAGTATCCGGCGCAGCTGTCGGGCGGGCAGAAGCAGCGCGTCGGCATCGCCCGCGCACTGGCCACCGGGCCGCAGATCCTGCTGTGCGACGAGGCCACCAGCGCGCTGGATCCGCAGACCACCGCCTCGGTGCTGCGCCTGCTGGCGCAGATCAACCGCGAGCTGGGCCTGACCATCGTGCTGATCACCCACGAGATGGACGTGATCCGCCGCGTCTGCGACCGCGTGGCGGTGCTCGACGCCGGGCACCTGGTCGAGAGCGGGCCGGTCACCGAGGTGTTCCTGCACCCGCGCCATCCGACCACGCGCCGCTTCGTGTCCGAGGCCGAACACGTGGACGAGGGCGAACTGCATCGCGACTTCACTGCGGTGGCCGGGCGCATCCTGCGCCTGACCTTCCTCGGCGGCGACACCTACGCCCCGCTGCTCGGGCGCATCGCGCGTGCGACCGCGGTGGACTACAACATCCTGTCCGGGCGCATCGACCGGATCAAGGACACCCCGTACGGCCAGCTGACCGTGGCCCTGGTCGGTGGCGACCTGGACACGGCGCAGGCCGGGTTCGTCGCCGCAGGCGTGCATGTCGAGGAGCTGCGTCGATGA
- a CDS encoding DMT family transporter, translating to MPSSRSNAAAAAWMIAAVACFALMDAAMKLLTAHYPALQVATLRGGASLPFVLLWVLATAGPRSILPVRWGLHLLRGVLGIAMIGCFAWALRSLPLSTAYTIYFVAPLLVTALSVPLLGEQVGPRRWAAIGIGLVGVLVVLRPGVGGFVSLPGVMVLLAATAYALAVVLVSLLARTETPQSLVVWFLLIMALGAGALAWPAWLPLRLADAGWIATLGLAGALAQVALTQAFRRGDASLIAPLEYSGLIWVIPWDWLLWRKLPDAWTWLGAAIIVASGLYLLHRERVHATVRPPPLAHP from the coding sequence ATGCCCAGCTCCCGTTCCAACGCCGCGGCCGCTGCCTGGATGATCGCGGCGGTCGCCTGCTTCGCGCTGATGGATGCGGCGATGAAGCTGCTGACCGCGCACTATCCGGCGCTGCAGGTGGCCACGCTGCGCGGCGGCGCCTCGCTGCCGTTCGTGCTGCTGTGGGTGCTGGCCACCGCCGGCCCGCGGTCGATCCTGCCGGTGCGCTGGGGCCTGCACCTGCTGCGCGGCGTGCTCGGCATCGCGATGATCGGCTGCTTCGCCTGGGCGCTGCGCAGCCTGCCGCTGTCCACCGCCTACACGATCTACTTCGTCGCGCCGCTGCTGGTGACGGCGTTGTCGGTGCCGCTGCTGGGCGAGCAGGTCGGCCCGCGGCGCTGGGCCGCGATCGGCATCGGCCTGGTCGGCGTGCTGGTGGTGCTGCGCCCCGGCGTGGGCGGCTTCGTGTCGTTGCCGGGGGTGATGGTGCTGCTGGCGGCCACCGCCTATGCGCTCGCGGTGGTGCTGGTCAGCCTGCTGGCGCGTACCGAGACGCCGCAGTCGCTGGTGGTCTGGTTCCTGCTGATCATGGCGCTGGGCGCCGGTGCGCTGGCGTGGCCGGCCTGGCTCCCGCTGCGCCTGGCCGATGCTGGCTGGATCGCCACGCTCGGCCTGGCCGGCGCGCTGGCGCAGGTGGCCTTGACCCAGGCGTTCCGCCGCGGCGACGCCTCGCTGATCGCGCCGTTGGAGTACAGCGGCCTGATCTGGGTGATCCCGTGGGACTGGCTGCTGTGGCGCAAGCTGCCCGACGCCTGGACCTGGCTGGGCGCAGCGATCATCGTCGCCAGCGGGCTGTACCTGCTGCACCGCGAGCGGGTCCACGCCACGGTGCGCCCGCCGCCGCTGGCGCATCCCTAG